The Ignavibacteriales bacterium genome contains the following window.
TAGCTCCAATGTTGATTCAACATAAATAAATTGTTTCAAAGATAACCTGCGGCACCATTTTATTTTTTTACCGATAATCAGTTGTGAGGATTTATTAAGATCGGGTTGTTGAATGCCAAGTTTCTTAAAGAAACGAACTCGATCGCTGCGTGCATCGATTGTAATTTGCGTTATGTTGATCATTCCGCTATCTGTCTCAACCGGTAAAAAGTAAAATGAATACGATTTAACATCATCGAAAACATCTGCCAAATCGGGTATGCCGTTCTCAATACCTAATCTTCCTTTAATAAATATGAGCTTATCGATGTGCGGAGATAATAATTCCGCCTTACAGAATGATGGTAGTTCCAATTTTATCAGCGGCAATTTTGACAAAATCTTTCCGGCAATTAACCGGCTTATGTTTTGCTCTTCCTCGATACCGTTGTCGTTTATAATTGAGATGTAAAATTTCCCCGATACACACTGCAGATGATGAGATGAAGAGCAAACGAATTGTGCAAGCGAATCATTGCCGGGACATTTTTTGTGTGAAACTGAAAAGATTCCGAATGCAGCTTCAGGTGAATTCATCTCGTATATATCTACCTTGAAATGAAATGAATCAATCCTGACCTCTTGTGCGGTAACTTTCATAAAACCATATTCAAGATAAATATCCGCCCCTCCATTTATATAACCCCATAGAGAATTATGGTCGTATTGCACTGTGCGTATAATTTGCCCGTCCGGGATATCTGAAGGAATTAATTGTATCGTTATGTTCTGAGCAAAAGAGATAGAAGCATGCCACGCAAAAAAATAAAATAATGGCGATAAATATTTGAAAGAAATCTTCATGTAACCGTCTGAATTGATCAGGATAATTCTATTTTCTTTAAATCAATTTTATTGATATCAGCAACGCCTAATTTTAAATCTTCGGCTAACTGAAGGAATATTCTGCCTTTCGGCGATTCTTCTTTCTGAATTTTTTCCGCGATCCGCTTGCTGAGGATTATTTCATATCCTACACGGTCAACGGCTACCGGATCAGTCCCGACCAACACAGTTTTATACTCTGTGAAAAATTCTGGTGTGGCGCCGGGTCCGCCATTGAAACATCCTTTTATACCATCCACAATATTTAAAACCACTTTATCGCGCAAAGGCGAGAAGGCGCAGACTTCTGCCGAGGTTTCTGACCACAATTGTTTATGCAGCCTTCCAGTGTTTGAAACTGAACCGTATGCTAAATTTTTTAAGCAGAGTGTTATTGATGATCCGGCATTCTTCAGTATAGGTATGTTGATTATTTTATCTACCTGCTGTGTAACAATTTTTGAAAAGTAAGAATGCTTTCCTTCGTTAATCATGTATGGTATGGTCTCAGCGTCGTATTTTTCTTCAACGTCTGCCCAGTAAAACCAGTTTTTATCTATCATCTGTTCGCCGTAAAGTTTTCCTTCACTGTCAACGAACGATCCTTTATCGTCTTTTCGTTCAGTTCCGATGATTTTGATTCCGGGGAAAACTTTTTCTGTAAATCCAACCTCTTGCATCTCAAATTCGCGCCGATCCCAGATAACGAGATTCTTCCTCGGGATTCCTGCCGCTTCCAATTGTTGAATGATCGCCTGAACTATTTCGATGCTCGTAGATAATGTTACGCCTGCAACCGGATTTACCTTTAGTCCGATAATATCTTTTGGAGTAACAAACATCCGCCACGCTTCTGAAATATCTTTATTGCCTGTAAGATTAAGCATCCCGGCTTTCACCATCTTGCCTGAAATATTCTGATCTATTTTATTTTTCACGATGCACTTATCATGGTAAACCTGAACCACTTTCCCCGGAAATTTTCCGGGCATAGAATCAACCGTTCTTGGATATTTAGATGCATCTTTAATGTTGGTTGCAGGTTTTTCGGGTTTCTTATCTTGAGAGAATAATTTCGACCATTCGGGCTGAAGAAAAATTGTGCCAAGACCTGTAGCGGTCAGTATTCGGAAAAAGTGCCGGCGTGAGGACATATGAAGTTCCTTATATAATAGAGATAAAGAAAAATTCGGTTCAGGGAAAATAATTAAATATATGATGAAATCAAACATAGTAACATGCGATATTCATTTTCATTCTGAAATAATCAAACATTAAAACTTTTTCAATATCTTATCGTACATTCGTGTAACAAAAACATTCAATTTTAGAGAGAATTGCATGAATAATGGATTAAAAACTATTTTTTCCCTTACCTGTCTGATATGTTTGTCGATTTTAACTCTTGATGCGGCAGAACCGCTTAAACCCGTTCGCACAAATTTGTCGCCTGTCATCGATGGTATTTTGGATGATCCGATATGGAAAAATGTAACGCGCGTAACCGATTTTAAAACGTTCCTTCCCGATTTTGGAAAAGATGGTTCTCAAATAACAATCGGCTATGCGGCTTATGATTCCGAAAATCTTTACTTTGCTTACCGTTGTTTCGATACTGAACCCGATAAAATAAAAACATCGATTAACAGCAGAGACAATATTATTCAGGATGATTGGGTTTGCATTAATCTTGATTCGTTCAACGATCAACAAGCGCTGACTGCATTCTACATCAATCCTAATGGTATTCAAGCTGACAGTAAATTTTCTGCCGGGAATGAAGATTTCAATGGAGATCTTGTATGGTATAGTGCTGGAAAACTGATAGACTCCGGTTATATCGTTGAAGTACAAATTCCGCTTAAAAGCTTGCGGTATTCCGATAAGGAACCCGTGATCATGAGCGTGATGTTCGAAAGATATATCAGTCGATTTTCTGAACACAGCAGTTTTCCCGAACTCGATCCCGCTAAAGGGATGTCAATTTTGACCCAGATGGTCCCACTGGAGTATTCCGGAATTAAACATTATACATTGCTTGAACTTTTACCTGCAGTTACTTATTCATACAAATCAACATTAGAAAAAAACCGGTTGGTAAAAGATGAAAGCAAACCCGATTTAAGTTTGACGATGAAATATGGTATAACTTCCGATTTGGTGCTTGATGGAACATTGAATCCGGATTTTAGTCAAATAGAATCAGACGCAGGTCAGGTTGATGTAAATTTGCGGTACGATCTTTTCTATGCGGAGAAACGCCCGTTCTTTCTTGAGGGTTATGAAAATTTCCGGATAGCGGCAACACAAGCGTCTGAATTGGACCCGGTTGTTTCACTTGTCCATACAAGAACGATAGTAAACCCGATAGCCGGAATAAAACTTACCGGAAAAATAAATAAGAATAATACTATATCGTCGATATATGCAGCAGACGAATTACCGGATGAATTCAACATCGAAGGAAAATATTCCCATGTTCCAATAGTACGTGTGAAATCTGCTTTATCTGATGACAGTTATATCGGTGGACTAGCAGCGAGCGTGGAAAAGAAAGATTCTTACAACCGCGTAATCGGGTTGGATGAAATGTACAGACTCGGAGATGAAAGTATGCTGGAATCTCATTTCCTCGGGTCGTTTTCGAAATACACTGGGGCAGGAGATAAAATAAACGGTCATGCGTTAGGTATAAATTACTCGAAATCTACACGCGATCTAGGATTCGGCGTTTCAGTGAAAGAAATTTCAAAAGATTTTGCCGCCGATATGGGATATATAAATAGGACGGGAATATTCAGTTTCACCGGTCTTATTCGCCCCCGGTACTATCCTAAATCTGATTTTTTTCAGTTCATAACATTCGAAGTTTTCACAGGTCAGACTAAAGATAAATACAGTAATCTCTGGGAAACATTCAACCATGTTTCAATCCAACCGTATTTTCTCGGAAGTTTAACTGCAAAAGCAAAATATTCCTACTCAACTGAAATTTTCAGAGGGGAAAAATTTAAAACGGGCGGATTTCATTTTCTTTTTGGCGGACAATTCTCAAAGGAATTCAACGCGTCAATTCTTTATCGGCATATAAATTCAATTTATTATGAAAGGGATCCGTTAAAGAATCCATTTCAGGGAGTAACTAACCGTATTACTGTTGCGGCTTTATATCAGCCGTTTGATCAACTTTCGGCAGAAGCAAATTTTATTTTTTCGGATTTTCACAGCACATCCGGAGAAAAACTTTACAGGTATCCTCTTTACAGGGGTAAGCTCACATATCAGTTAAATAAATATCTCTTCTTCCGTGGAATTGCGGAATACAACGAGTATAAAAAAATATTAATTACCGATTTCCTCGCCTCTTTCACTTATATCCCCGGAACAGTTGCTTACCTCGGATATGGTTCGATGTACGAAAAAATAAATTGGAATGAAGATACTGATATGTATGACTCAAGCAATCGTTTTCTGGAATCGGCACGTGGATTGTTTTTCAAAATGTCTTATCTCTGGAGATTGTAATATATTTTATATTATGGTGTTTAATTTGACGTGGATAATCAAAAATTCAACATTGCGGATCGTAAAAAACTGTGGCTTTTATATTCATCAGGAGAAACCGGATGAGTATTTCAAAATAGTGAGGGATTTTTTGAAGTAAGAAAGCTTAAACCTGTTGAGGTTCTATGGTGGAGGATTAATAATATCCGAATATGTAAACCTTTTAGTGATTTCTCTCGTATATATGGTATAACAAATATCGCACAAGACCATTGGCGAAAGATAATTGTGTCGTAAGAATTTCAATCGGAGAATTATGTGAATATAAAATATTCCATCTTAGTTTTACTAACAGCATTAGCATTAACCCCAGTTACATTATTTTGTAAGCCGTCAGAAATTGACGAAAAACCTATCTTTAATATTACCAAGATTGCGGAACCTATCAAGATAACCGGCAAAATGGACAATCCTTTATGGCTTACAGCTGATGAGGTTGAATTGAATTATGAAGTTACCCCTGGTGATAACACTCCGGCGCCTCAAAAGACTTTAGTTAAGGCAATGTATGATGAGAATTATCTTTATTTCGGTTTCAAATGTTTGGATTCGAATCCCGAACAAATCCGGGCAAATATTTCCGATAGAGATAGAATGTATCAGGATGATTGGGTTTTTGTTGCGATCGATACTTATGGAGATTTTCAAAGATCATATGAATTATGTGTGAACCCTTACGGGATACAGGGTGATCTGCTGGCAACAATTAACGGCGAAGATGCAAGCATAGATTGGATATGGCATTCAGCCGCGTCTAAAAATGAAACCGGATGGACAGCCGAACTGGCTATCCCTTTTTCAAGCTTAAGCTTCCCGGATGCTGATGAACAAAATTGGAGGATCAACATTCTCCGAACGGTGCCGAGAGGCAGCAGAACGCGGATATCATGGGTTAAAATGGATAGGAACATACCGGGTATAATGACGCAAGCAGGACATTTAAAAGGATTGAAAAATATTAAATCAGGTAACTCAATAGAATTACTTCCATACGCGATGGGACAAATGGGTGGAGGTTTAATTGATTTTGAAGATCCATCTTCGGGTTTCAAATATGCACCGATGGTCGGGAGGATAGGCGGAGGAATAAAATATTCACCGAGTCCCGATTTTTCAATCGATGCTGTTATCAATCCTGATTTCAGCCAAATAGAATCGGACGCGGCGCAGATAAGCGTTAACACAACATTCGCACTTCAATATGAAGAAAAACGTCCTTATTTTTTAATCGGGCGAGAACTGCTTCAAACACCTATGTATTACTCAAGATCCATAAACGATCCGAAAGGTGCCGCAAGATTGATCGGGAAAGCCGGATCGTTATCTTATATGTATATGGGTGCATATGATCGAAACACGGTATTTGTAATTCCCGGAGAAGAAAGAAGTAATACCGTGGCATCAACATTAGGATCGTATGTTAATATTGGAAGGTTACGATATGATTTAGGTGATGAATCTTATATTGGGAGTATGGTTATGACAAGAAATCTCTCGGAGGGACATAATTACATTGCAGGATTAGATTGGAATTACAAATTCTGGAGTAACTGGTATTTCAGCGGTGAGGGATTTCTGTCTCAAACTAAGGAATTAAACGATTCAACGTTGTTGAATTCTAAACGGAAATTCGGAAAAACTTCTTACAATGCCGCTTTCAACGGCGAAAAATATTCGGGCAACGGCATTCATCTTGTACTATCGCATAATGAAAGATCTTACAATTTTAATTTTGTTTCTAACCATTTTTCACCGACATATCAAACTTATAATGGTCTTTTCGATCAGAATGGATACCGGGCATATTATATGAGTCATGAGTACACATTATATCCGGAGAGTTTGTTTATTGATCGTGGGACGTTTGGATTTAACTCAAATATCCGTTCTGACTTCTATGGTGTGAAAAAAGAACAAGTCATCCAGCCATTTATTTCTATGACACTGAAAGGTCAAACAAATTTATACCTTCAATATCTGCTTGTTAACGATGAAAATTTCCGCAATGTTTGGTTTAAAAGAATTAACAGGTTTTTCTTCAATATAAATACACGTCCGTTAAATGAAATTTCATTATCGGCGTATGGAAATTTTGGTAAATTCATTTATCGCACAAGCAGCCCGACTATGGGCAAGGGGCAAAATATTGGAGCATCCATAACATTAAAACCGACCTCGCAATTAAACGTTTCATTCTCATACGATTGGTCTGCACTCTCAAGTTGGGAGACGGGTGAGAAATATTATGATGGTTTTATCTATCGTGGTGTCGGCACTTATCAATTTTCTCCCGAGTTGTTTGTCCGTGCAATCTTTCAGTATGATGATTTCGGAAAAAGTTTTCAGTTCTATCCGCTATTCAGCTACAAGTTGAATGCCTTTACAACTTTTTATGCGGGGGCAACAAGCGATTACATGAGGTACGAAGGAGAAGTAAGACCCGTCAATACAAGTCAGCAATATTTTATGAAACTGCAGTATTTGCTCACGATCTAACGGCGGCGATATCGTTCATCAAATACCATAGTTGATTTTTATCTATTAATTTCCAATAATCAAATTGCATGGAAATAAAATCAACCGACTGGCTGATGGCACGAAATCTATCGCGATATTATCGTCGTGGATCAGGTGAAGTACGCGCTCTGGATGATGTATCTCTGTTTGTGGAGCGCGGTGAATATATTAGCATTGTCGGTTCTTCGGGCTCAGGCAAAACTACTTTGCTGAACTTATTATCTGGTTTAGATTCTCCAACATCAGGTGCTGTTGAATTTCAAGGAACAGCTCTCCAACTTATGTCGAAGCGTGAGCTTGCGCTGTATCGTGCTAAAAAAATAGGCATGGTATTTCAATCATTCAATTTAATACCGCAGTTCACCGCTCTGCAAAATGTAGAAATGGCTCTTTACTTTAATGGGATATCTGCAAAAGAGCGACGCAGACAATCGCAAACAATTTTGGAGCAGTTGGGTTTGCAGGACCGCTTAACACACAAGCCCGCAGATATGTCGGGTGGTGAACAACAACGGGTTGCTTTAGCCCGTGCAATTGTAAAAAAACCGGAAATATTATTTGCAGATGAACCGACCGGTAATTTAGATTACGAAAACGCTCAACAAATTGCTTTCTTAATCAATAATCTAAATAAAGAAAATTATACGATTATTCTTGTTACGCACAATGTTGAGTTGGCGAAAAAGAATTCAAATAGAATTATTAAAATGAAGTATGGTAAAATAGCGGAGGATGGTGGAATGAGTGATGGAGGAGGATTGTAACGATGACTGTTCCCGATATGCTTCGTATCTCAATCGGCAATATGTGGAGGATGAAATTACGAGCTTCTTTAACCGTAGCCGGAGTTATGATTGCAATTGCTGCATTCGTTTCCATGTTATCGTTTGGCGCCGGCAATCAGCAAAATATAGAGCGGCAATATAACGATCTGGGATTATTCACAACGATGTTTGTCTATCCCAAAGATAAATCAAAGAGTGTCGACACTGTTGAATATCCTAAGCTCGATAAACATGCTCTCAGTAGGTTCGCAAAAATTCCCGGAGTTAATCTCGTATATCCGTATGATGCGTTTTCAATTCAAGTCAAATACGGCGATTCAATTATTGCATCCCGGGCACAATCAATATCTTTCGAAGCCATCCGGACAAAATTATATTCTAGGATCAATGTTGGGACTGCATTTGAGTCGGATAGTTCAAAACAAATTATCATTTCATCCGAGATGGTGAAGCAATTGGGTATAACTGTGCCAGATTCAATCATCGGGAAAAAAGTGGTTGCGTATGTGTATGTATCTCAGGTTGATAGTGGGCTCGCGCATATCATAATGGACAACGGTGAATCGCTGCTTGATCGTATCAAGAAAATTCATTTTGATTCTTTGTTGAACCGCGAGTACCGTGCGAAAGTAATTCGCACCGAGACAAATAGTTTGATTAGACGTTTTATAAATGGTTTTATGAACGCGCAAGAAAAACTGACCGACACACTTACTGTATGCGGAGTTCGGGATGTTGTCCATGGAGGCCGGATGAAGATTGAACCCGTGATTATTCCGATTGCAACAGCAGAAAGATTTCGTTCCAGCGGTT
Protein-coding sequences here:
- a CDS encoding carbohydrate binding family 9 domain-containing protein, which translates into the protein MNNGLKTIFSLTCLICLSILTLDAAEPLKPVRTNLSPVIDGILDDPIWKNVTRVTDFKTFLPDFGKDGSQITIGYAAYDSENLYFAYRCFDTEPDKIKTSINSRDNIIQDDWVCINLDSFNDQQALTAFYINPNGIQADSKFSAGNEDFNGDLVWYSAGKLIDSGYIVEVQIPLKSLRYSDKEPVIMSVMFERYISRFSEHSSFPELDPAKGMSILTQMVPLEYSGIKHYTLLELLPAVTYSYKSTLEKNRLVKDESKPDLSLTMKYGITSDLVLDGTLNPDFSQIESDAGQVDVNLRYDLFYAEKRPFFLEGYENFRIAATQASELDPVVSLVHTRTIVNPIAGIKLTGKINKNNTISSIYAADELPDEFNIEGKYSHVPIVRVKSALSDDSYIGGLAASVEKKDSYNRVIGLDEMYRLGDESMLESHFLGSFSKYTGAGDKINGHALGINYSKSTRDLGFGVSVKEISKDFAADMGYINRTGIFSFTGLIRPRYYPKSDFFQFITFEVFTGQTKDKYSNLWETFNHVSIQPYFLGSLTAKAKYSYSTEIFRGEKFKTGGFHFLFGGQFSKEFNASILYRHINSIYYERDPLKNPFQGVTNRITVAALYQPFDQLSAEANFIFSDFHSTSGEKLYRYPLYRGKLTYQLNKYLFFRGIAEYNEYKKILITDFLASFTYIPGTVAYLGYGSMYEKINWNEDTDMYDSSNRFLESARGLFFKMSYLWRL
- a CDS encoding carbohydrate binding family 9 domain-containing protein, with protein sequence MNIKYSILVLLTALALTPVTLFCKPSEIDEKPIFNITKIAEPIKITGKMDNPLWLTADEVELNYEVTPGDNTPAPQKTLVKAMYDENYLYFGFKCLDSNPEQIRANISDRDRMYQDDWVFVAIDTYGDFQRSYELCVNPYGIQGDLLATINGEDASIDWIWHSAASKNETGWTAELAIPFSSLSFPDADEQNWRINILRTVPRGSRTRISWVKMDRNIPGIMTQAGHLKGLKNIKSGNSIELLPYAMGQMGGGLIDFEDPSSGFKYAPMVGRIGGGIKYSPSPDFSIDAVINPDFSQIESDAAQISVNTTFALQYEEKRPYFLIGRELLQTPMYYSRSINDPKGAARLIGKAGSLSYMYMGAYDRNTVFVIPGEERSNTVASTLGSYVNIGRLRYDLGDESYIGSMVMTRNLSEGHNYIAGLDWNYKFWSNWYFSGEGFLSQTKELNDSTLLNSKRKFGKTSYNAAFNGEKYSGNGIHLVLSHNERSYNFNFVSNHFSPTYQTYNGLFDQNGYRAYYMSHEYTLYPESLFIDRGTFGFNSNIRSDFYGVKKEQVIQPFISMTLKGQTNLYLQYLLVNDENFRNVWFKRINRFFFNINTRPLNEISLSAYGNFGKFIYRTSSPTMGKGQNIGASITLKPTSQLNVSFSYDWSALSSWETGEKYYDGFIYRGVGTYQFSPELFVRAIFQYDDFGKSFQFYPLFSYKLNAFTTFYAGATSDYMRYEGEVRPVNTSQQYFMKLQYLLTI
- a CDS encoding ABC transporter permease, with amino-acid sequence MTVPDMLRISIGNMWRMKLRASLTVAGVMIAIAAFVSMLSFGAGNQQNIERQYNDLGLFTTMFVYPKDKSKSVDTVEYPKLDKHALSRFAKIPGVNLVYPYDAFSIQVKYGDSIIASRAQSISFEAIRTKLYSRINVGTAFESDSSKQIIISSEMVKQLGITVPDSIIGKKVVAYVYVSQVDSGLAHIIMDNGESLLDRIKKIHFDSLLNREYRAKVIRTETNSLIRRFINGFMNAQEKLTDTLTVCGVRDVVHGGRMKIEPVIIPIATAERFRSSGFSQNPLEMFNSLSSGTFLTEPDNINNSSYSQVTLNLDLHIPYQGIKDTLEKLGYKTFSFAEQFKEIQKFFFYFDIGLGIIGLIALVTASLGIMNTMVMSIIERKREIGILKSLGAYERDIGILFLFESGMIGMIGTTLGILMGWTITRIISMIAQSYMRDQGIPDMELFALPYWLILISLAVGVGVSILAGFYPAARASRVDPVEALRND
- a CDS encoding DUF362 domain-containing protein is translated as MSSRRHFFRILTATGLGTIFLQPEWSKLFSQDKKPEKPATNIKDASKYPRTVDSMPGKFPGKVVQVYHDKCIVKNKIDQNISGKMVKAGMLNLTGNKDISEAWRMFVTPKDIIGLKVNPVAGVTLSTSIEIVQAIIQQLEAAGIPRKNLVIWDRREFEMQEVGFTEKVFPGIKIIGTERKDDKGSFVDSEGKLYGEQMIDKNWFYWADVEEKYDAETIPYMINEGKHSYFSKIVTQQVDKIINIPILKNAGSSITLCLKNLAYGSVSNTGRLHKQLWSETSAEVCAFSPLRDKVVLNIVDGIKGCFNGGPGATPEFFTEYKTVLVGTDPVAVDRVGYEIILSKRIAEKIQKEESPKGRIFLQLAEDLKLGVADINKIDLKKIELS
- a CDS encoding ABC transporter ATP-binding protein, translated to MEIKSTDWLMARNLSRYYRRGSGEVRALDDVSLFVERGEYISIVGSSGSGKTTLLNLLSGLDSPTSGAVEFQGTALQLMSKRELALYRAKKIGMVFQSFNLIPQFTALQNVEMALYFNGISAKERRRQSQTILEQLGLQDRLTHKPADMSGGEQQRVALARAIVKKPEILFADEPTGNLDYENAQQIAFLINNLNKENYTIILVTHNVELAKKNSNRIIKMKYGKIAEDGGMSDGGGL